Proteins encoded together in one Marinobacter salsuginis window:
- the glcE gene encoding glycolate oxidase subunit GlcE: MADISQQLKEQVLQARDSGHKLNIVGGGTKAFMGRKADADAGTLNVGEHTGIVDYHPVELVLTVRAGTPLSEIEATLAEEGQCLHFEPPHFGEASTIGGTLACNLSGPGRPWAGSVRDQVLGIRLLNGKGEPLRFGGQVMKNVAGYDVSRLQAGALGTLGVITEISMKVMPKPAASLTLVQEMGMDEVIHYMNSRAAEPKPITAACWVDGKVYLRLAGAKSGVEATAEKWTGEVMEQGDQFWRQVQDMHHEFFAGNDVPLWRFSVGSTAETPKLEGNWFIDWAGSQRWFRGAGELKDLEPAARAAGGQVSLFRGGDRSGEVMHHQPEALKGIQRRIKNAFDPDNIFNPGRLYSWL; encoded by the coding sequence ATGGCTGATATTTCCCAACAACTGAAGGAGCAGGTGCTCCAGGCCCGGGATAGCGGGCACAAACTCAACATTGTCGGCGGTGGCACCAAGGCCTTCATGGGCCGGAAAGCCGACGCCGATGCCGGCACCCTCAACGTGGGCGAGCATACCGGCATCGTGGATTACCACCCGGTAGAGCTGGTGTTGACGGTTCGCGCCGGCACGCCGCTGAGCGAGATCGAAGCCACTCTGGCCGAAGAAGGCCAGTGCCTGCACTTCGAGCCGCCGCATTTCGGCGAGGCCTCCACCATCGGCGGCACCCTGGCCTGTAACCTCTCTGGCCCGGGACGCCCCTGGGCGGGCTCGGTGAGGGACCAGGTGCTAGGTATCCGGCTGCTGAATGGCAAGGGCGAGCCCCTTCGCTTTGGTGGCCAGGTGATGAAAAACGTGGCGGGTTATGACGTATCCAGGCTCCAGGCCGGCGCCCTTGGCACTCTGGGTGTGATCACCGAAATCAGCATGAAAGTGATGCCGAAACCGGCGGCCTCTCTGACCCTGGTTCAGGAGATGGGCATGGACGAGGTGATTCACTATATGAATAGCCGTGCCGCCGAGCCCAAGCCTATCACGGCCGCCTGCTGGGTAGACGGGAAGGTATATCTGCGCCTGGCCGGTGCCAAATCCGGAGTGGAAGCCACGGCTGAAAAATGGACCGGCGAGGTGATGGAGCAGGGCGACCAGTTCTGGCGCCAGGTGCAGGACATGCACCATGAGTTTTTTGCCGGTAATGACGTGCCGCTCTGGCGTTTTTCGGTGGGTTCGACTGCCGAAACACCGAAGCTAGAAGGTAACTGGTTTATCGACTGGGCTGGTTCCCAGCGCTGGTTCCGGGGCGCCGGGGAACTGAAAGACCTGGAACCTGCCGCCCGTGCTGCCGGTGGCCAGGTGAGCCTGTTCCGTGGTGGCGACCGCAGCGGTGAGGTGATGCACCATCAGCCGGAGGCCCTGAAGGGGATTCAGCGCCGTATCAAGAATGCCTTCGATCCGGACAATATCTTCAATCCCGGACGTTTATATAGCTGGTTGTAA